CTGGAGCGCTACGGATACCGGGTCGCCGTAGCGGAAGACGGCCTCACCGGCCTCGAACGCTTCCGCGAGATCCGCCCCGACCTCCTGCTGCTCGACGTGATGCTCCCCGAGCTGGACGGCATCGGGCTCTGCCGCAGGATCCGCGAGACCAGCCTTGAGCCCATCCTGATGATGTCCGCCCGCGGCGACGCCCTGGACGTGGTGTCCGGCCTGGAGGCAGGGGCCGACGACTACGTCGTCAAGCCGGTCGACACCGCCGTCCTGGTGGCCCGCATCCGCTCCCTGCTGCGCCGCGCCACCTTCGCCGCCGCGTCCGAACGCGAGCAGGCCGAGCCGCCTGCCGACCCGCCCGCGGCCGGCGCCGCGCAGGCCACGGGGGACCGTCTCGTCTTCGGCGACCTCACCGTGGACACCGCGGGCCTGGAGGTGTTCCGCGCGGGCACCAGGATCGCGCTGACGCCCACCGAGCTGCGGCTCCTGCTGGAGTTCGCGGCGCACGCCGGCGTCGTGCTCGACCGGCAGACACTGCTCCGCAACGTCTGGGACTACGGCTGGGACGGCGACAGCCGCGTCGTCGACCTGTGCGTGCAGCGGCTCCGCCGCAAGATCGGAGCCGAGCGCGTCGAGACGGTTCGCGGCTTCGGATACAAGCTGCGCCGCTGAGATGACCGCCGCCCCGCACTCGCACTCCACGGAAACCCGCCCCATGCAGCCGCGCCCCAGCCACCCCGCCCCCATGGCGGCGCCCGTGACGCGGCCGTCCGGCATCCGGCCGCCCGGCACCCGGCCGCCCGGCATGCGGGAGGCCCACGCGGACGCGCTCGCCACCGTGCACCGCCTGCTCAACTGGCGCTCGCTCCGCTGGAAGATCGCCGCCCTGGTGGCGGTGGCGGCATGCGCGGTCGCGCTGGCCGTCGGCCTGCTGGTGCACGAGAGCACCCTGGCGCGGTCCATGAACGAGAACCGGGCGAAAGCGTTCGTGCAGCTCCAGTCCGCTATCGACGACTACCACCGGACCGGCGACAGATCGAACCTCACGACCCTCAGCGGCCTGCCGGACCCGCTGCGCCGCCAGGTCGAGGCGTCCGGCGAGGGCGCCTGGTACGACGACCGCACGCCGACCGTTCCATGGACCCGGGCGGCCCGTGTGGCCGACGGCCAGGTCTTCGACGTGAAGGTCGACGCGACCGCCGACATGCTCAGCCGGAAGGCCCTGGACCGGCACATGCGGATGGCGTCGCTGGCCGTGCTCGCCGTCATCGTCCCGCTCGCGGCGCTCGCCGCCGAAC
The nucleotide sequence above comes from Streptomyces sp. TS71-3. Encoded proteins:
- the cseB gene encoding two-component system response regulator CseB — protein: MPAPAPPAPPAPVSLLLVEDDEVIRKALAMSLERYGYRVAVAEDGLTGLERFREIRPDLLLLDVMLPELDGIGLCRRIRETSLEPILMMSARGDALDVVSGLEAGADDYVVKPVDTAVLVARIRSLLRRATFAAASEREQAEPPADPPAAGAAQATGDRLVFGDLTVDTAGLEVFRAGTRIALTPTELRLLLEFAAHAGVVLDRQTLLRNVWDYGWDGDSRVVDLCVQRLRRKIGAERVETVRGFGYKLRR